CGCGAACCGCCGCCGTGCTGGAGGGCCTGGAACGGTATGCGGGCTGGCACTGCGCGGGGCGCGGTCCCGCCGCCGTCGCGACGTTCGCCGACCTGGACGACGCCGTCGACCCGAGAAGGCTGCTCCTGCACGAGGACGAGGCATACGGCGATCCGACGTTCGAGTACGTGCCCTTTCATCCCGATACCCGCGTGGCCTGGGCACGGGCGCACGTCGTGTCCTCGGGCAGGCCGGTGCTGGTGCCGTTCCACGTCGCCTACTACGGAGCCACCCGAGATCCCGACGCCGGACCGTCCTTCGTCTACGAGAACTCCAACGGCTGCGCCGTCGGGGCCGGTCCGGAGGAGGCGCTGCTCGCCTGTCTGCTCGAACTGGTCGAGCGGGATGCCTTCCTCCGTGCCTGGTACTCCCGAACTCCGCTCCCCGAGCTGCCGCTGACCGACTTCGAGGGTGCGACGGCACAGGCCCTGCGAGCGCTGCGGCTGCGGCTCGGCAGAACGCTCCGTGCCTTTCTCGCCCGCGGCGAACTCGGTCTGCCCGTGGTGCTGCTCGTCTCGCTGTCCGACGAGCAGGCCGAACCGGCCACGTTGATCACGGCGGGCTGCGGCCTCGACGTCGAGAGAGCACTTCTCGGTGCGGTGCACGAAATGGCGACCTCAGGACCTGCTATAGCGGCGAACTACCGACAGCGCCGTGACGAGCTTGAACCGATGGCGGCCGCCCCGCAGCTGGTAAGGCACATGACCGACCACGCGCTCGCCGCCGCATTGCCCGCTCAGCGTGAGCGGTTCGCGTTCCTCCTCGATCCGGCCGCGGCGCCCGACCCGGTCCGACCGGTGCACCGTCCGCGTGGCGATGTGGCCGCGGATCTCGCGGTGCTTCTCACCGCTGCGGAGAAGACCGGGCATGAGGTGATCGTGGTCGATCACACGACACCGGAGCTGCGTGGCGCCGGGCTCACCGCTCTCAAGGCCGTGGTCCCCGGACTCGCGCCGATGACCTTCGGTCACCCGCATCGACGGATGCCCAGCCCGGCGAGCATCACCGAGTTCCGCCGTCGACATGGAGCCTCGATCACCTCGGAGGTGCGTCATGACCCGCATCCCTTCCCCTGAAGGCACGACTGAGGCGCCGCCGGGCGCCGAGCCGCTGCCCGGCGGACTCGGCTGGCTGGTCTCCGATCGGGCGTTGGCGGTGCGGCTGCTGTCCCACGAAGGTCTCGGCGTCGTCGAGGCAGGGCCGGTGATGGCCGCTCTCGCCGATCGACTCCCGCCTGACCTTCAGGCGACGGCCGAAGACCTGGGTGACTTCGCGTCGCGAATCATGCTGCAGGCCGCTCCCGAGCGCCACCGGGTGCTGCGAAGGGCGTTCGGCCGTTTCTTCACCGCCGACGCCGTCGACGCAATGGTTCCCGGGATGCGCGCCGACGCCGAGCGGGTGGTGGGCACGCTGGCCGCGGCGGGCGGCGGAGACTTCATGACAGCGGTGGCCTTCCCGTACGCGGCGGCCGTGGCGTCTCGCCTGCTCGGCCTTCCCACCGCAGACTTCCTGCGGCTGCACCGGCTCAGTCAACGGCTGGCGGTGGTCGCCTACGCGCTGCGCTCCCAGGACCCGGCGGACACCCTTCGTGAGGGCCACGACGCGCTGACTCGGATGCGTGCCCTGATCCGTGAGGCTCGGGCGACGGCCCCGCGCGACACCGTTCTCGCCGAGTGGCGTGACTCCGGCATCAGCGGGCTGTCCGACGCCGACGCCGAGGCCAACGTG
This genomic stretch from Actinoalloteichus hoggarensis harbors:
- a CDS encoding TOMM precursor leader peptide-binding protein, with the protein product MTGLTTESEPRAVGDTGLAAALHALLGEAVTPYPQDGTGLVLLVDDRWDADLRALPVPSGPVLPVHGVGGRLVLGPLVEPGRPGCPQCLALRVRGTGRPEWTGRSAEPLTALSARFTPWWPAAAVPLVAALVRDEAGRISSGKEPRSRDAAFALNIRTLAGRWHPVVPHVRCSSPSCRDAARESPPPLPDLTRRLPASTSGGTRRFDLAHHRSRMQDVYLDSWSGLVTAPSLAGEAALPAVQASVPTEWGFHEIAIGHSNNFADARTAAVLEGLERYAGWHCAGRGPAAVATFADLDDAVDPRRLLLHEDEAYGDPTFEYVPFHPDTRVAWARAHVVSSGRPVLVPFHVAYYGATRDPDAGPSFVYENSNGCAVGAGPEEALLACLLELVERDAFLRAWYSRTPLPELPLTDFEGATAQALRALRLRLGRTLRAFLARGELGLPVVLLVSLSDEQAEPATLITAGCGLDVERALLGAVHEMATSGPAIAANYRQRRDELEPMAAAPQLVRHMTDHALAAALPAQRERFAFLLDPAAAPDPVRPVHRPRGDVAADLAVLLTAAEKTGHEVIVVDHTTPELRGAGLTALKAVVPGLAPMTFGHPHRRMPSPASITEFRRRHGASITSEVRHDPHPFP